Proteins encoded together in one Planctomyces sp. SH-PL14 window:
- a CDS encoding MGH1-like glycoside hydrolase domain-containing protein — protein MNAEQSRLEAARTGQAPWKKWGPYLSERQWGTVREDYSNSGNAWDYFSHDQSRSRAYRWGEDGIAGFSDDRQSLCFAVTFWNGRDPILKERLFGLTNSEGNHGEDVKEYYFYLDSTPTHSYMRYRYKYPHQAYPYSQLVDTNRARGRHDQEFELLDTGIFRDNRYFDVDVEFAKSAPEDVLVKITVRNRGPEAADIHVLPTLWFRNTWSWGDAVTRPTLEFETPASASASDGSGPPQAASVAVASPKLGRFVFECERTDDLLFTENETNCRRIFGTDNPSPYVKDAFHEALIHGRAEAVNPERRGTKCAALYRRTVAAGGEEVIRVRLRPRPEGASLPVAFGPEFDGLVDARRSEADEFYGTVIPANLSDDQALVMRQSLAGMLWGKQVYIYDVNRWLDERGTGEGCAAHPGSRNDGWHHMYNADVISMPDKWEYPWYAAWDLAFHVVTLSLVDTDFAKEQLNLMLLERYLHPNGQIPAYEWNFGDVNPPVHAWATMFTYRLEQGHRGQGDVRWLEHAFQKLLLNFTWWVNRKDRTGRNVFEGGFLGLDNIGVFDRSAPLPTGGCLEQADGTAWMALFCQNMLDIAGELSRHDPVYSEMALKFLQHFLWISSAMLEGTDEGHGMWDEEDGFFYDVLRLPDGTSHRLKVRSIVGLLPLCAVCVYDGSLRDVSAEAAERFDAFLRNRPELVAEIHDLRTTGVAGRKMTSILNEARLRRVLAHLLDEGEFLGEFGIRSLSRYHDQHPYVLPVGGAEYRVNYLPAESDSGMFGGNSNWRGPIWMPMNALIVRGLLLYYQYYGDSFQVEFPTGSGRMMNLFEVAREITGRLERIFVRDAHGRRPVFGGTETFQNDPHWKDCILFYEYFHGDNGAGLGASHQTGWTAIVSRLMRIFATISAEDFLKEGRQIFSRNASSPPEVSPPAAASPPPETASPPPAPSMATPTTVLR, from the coding sequence CAACTCCGGCAACGCCTGGGACTACTTTTCGCATGACCAGTCCCGGTCGCGGGCTTATCGCTGGGGCGAAGACGGCATCGCCGGTTTCTCCGACGACCGGCAATCCCTCTGCTTCGCCGTCACTTTCTGGAATGGCCGCGACCCGATCCTCAAGGAACGGCTCTTCGGCCTCACCAACAGCGAAGGGAACCACGGGGAAGACGTCAAGGAGTATTACTTCTACCTCGACAGCACCCCCACCCACAGCTACATGCGGTACCGCTACAAGTACCCGCATCAGGCCTACCCCTACTCCCAACTCGTCGACACCAACCGCGCCCGCGGCCGCCACGACCAGGAGTTCGAACTCCTCGACACCGGCATCTTCCGCGACAACCGCTACTTCGACGTCGACGTGGAGTTCGCCAAGTCGGCCCCGGAAGATGTTCTGGTCAAGATCACGGTCAGGAACCGAGGCCCCGAAGCGGCCGACATCCACGTCCTCCCGACCCTCTGGTTCCGCAACACCTGGTCCTGGGGGGACGCCGTCACCCGCCCCACCCTCGAGTTTGAAACCCCGGCCAGCGCCTCGGCCTCCGACGGCAGCGGGCCACCGCAGGCCGCCTCGGTGGCGGTCGCCTCCCCCAAGCTCGGCCGCTTCGTCTTCGAATGCGAGCGGACCGACGACCTCCTGTTCACCGAAAACGAAACGAACTGCCGGCGGATCTTCGGCACGGACAACCCCTCGCCGTACGTGAAGGACGCCTTCCACGAAGCCCTCATTCACGGCCGGGCCGAAGCGGTCAATCCGGAGCGGCGGGGGACCAAGTGCGCCGCCCTCTACCGCCGCACCGTCGCGGCCGGCGGCGAAGAGGTGATCCGCGTCCGGCTCCGCCCGCGTCCCGAGGGAGCTTCCCTCCCGGTCGCGTTCGGTCCGGAATTCGACGGTCTCGTCGACGCGCGGCGGAGCGAAGCGGACGAGTTCTACGGCACCGTCATCCCGGCGAACCTCTCGGACGATCAGGCCCTCGTGATGCGGCAGTCGCTGGCGGGGATGCTGTGGGGGAAGCAGGTCTACATCTATGACGTCAACCGCTGGCTCGACGAGCGGGGGACGGGGGAGGGCTGCGCGGCCCATCCCGGCTCCCGGAACGACGGCTGGCACCACATGTACAACGCCGACGTCATCTCGATGCCGGACAAGTGGGAGTACCCCTGGTATGCCGCGTGGGACCTCGCCTTCCATGTCGTCACGCTGAGCCTCGTCGACACCGACTTCGCCAAAGAGCAGCTCAACCTCATGCTCCTCGAGCGGTACCTCCATCCGAACGGCCAGATCCCGGCCTATGAGTGGAACTTCGGGGATGTCAACCCGCCGGTCCACGCCTGGGCCACCATGTTCACCTACCGGCTGGAGCAGGGACACCGCGGCCAGGGGGACGTCCGCTGGCTGGAGCACGCCTTCCAGAAGCTGCTCCTCAACTTCACCTGGTGGGTCAACCGCAAGGACCGCACCGGCCGCAACGTCTTCGAAGGAGGCTTCCTGGGGCTCGACAACATCGGGGTCTTCGACCGCAGCGCCCCGCTCCCGACCGGAGGCTGCCTGGAGCAGGCGGACGGGACCGCCTGGATGGCCCTCTTCTGCCAGAACATGCTCGACATCGCCGGGGAGCTCTCGCGGCACGACCCCGTCTACAGCGAGATGGCCCTCAAGTTCCTCCAGCACTTCCTGTGGATCTCCTCGGCCATGCTGGAAGGGACGGACGAAGGGCACGGCATGTGGGACGAGGAGGACGGCTTCTTCTACGACGTCCTGCGGCTTCCGGACGGCACATCGCACCGGCTCAAGGTCCGCTCGATCGTCGGCCTGCTGCCGCTGTGCGCGGTCTGCGTCTACGACGGCAGCCTGCGGGACGTCTCCGCCGAAGCGGCGGAGCGGTTCGACGCCTTCCTCCGCAACCGGCCGGAACTCGTGGCGGAGATCCATGACCTCAGGACCACCGGGGTCGCCGGCCGCAAGATGACCTCAATCCTCAACGAGGCCCGCCTGCGCAGGGTCCTGGCCCACCTGCTTGACGAGGGGGAGTTCCTCGGCGAGTTCGGGATCCGCTCCCTCTCGCGGTATCACGACCAGCACCCCTACGTCCTGCCGGTCGGCGGCGCGGAGTACCGCGTCAACTACCTGCCGGCGGAGTCGGACTCGGGAATGTTCGGCGGCAACTCGAACTGGCGGGGCCCGATCTGGATGCCGATGAACGCCCTCATCGTCCGGGGGCTGCTGCTGTACTACCAGTACTACGGCGACAGCTTCCAGGTCGAGTTCCCGACCGGCTCCGGACGGATGATGAACCTGTTCGAAGTCGCGAGGGAGATCACGGGCCGGCTGGAGCGGATTTTCGTCCGCGACGCCCACGGGCGCCGGCCGGTCTTCGGCGGGACCGAGACCTTCCAGAACGACCCGCACTGGAAGGACTGCATCCTGTTTTATGAGTACTTCCACGGCGACAACGGCGCGGGGCTGGGGGCGAGCCATCAGACCGGCTGGACCGCGATCGTCAGCCGACTGATGCGGATCTTCGCGACGATCTCGGCGGAGGACTTCCTGAAGGAAGGCCGCCAGATCTTCTCGCGAAACGCCTCCTCCCCGCCGGAGGTATCCCCGCCGGCGGCCGCCTCCCCTCCCCCGGAGACGGCCTCCCCCCCGCCCGCACCGTCCATGGCGACACCGACGACCGTCCTCCGTTGA